The genomic DNA AGCGACTTCCATTATTATACGTGTGAAAAGGGGAATGGCGACCAATTTGGTCGCCATTTTGAACTAGTGTCATTTAAACTGTATGCCAAAAACTTAGACAATTTTAAGTTGTCTGGTCCTCTACAATCTCTTGCACCTCTTGCAATTGCTGCTTCGCCAGCTCTAATCTTTCTTTATATTGCTGAACGGTGTCCATGTGTTCATTGTGCTGCTCTGCATTGAAGAGTGCATTTTCTGCGTGGGATATTGAATTAACCGCATGCTCAACCGTAGGTTCCCCTGGGTGCGACATCGCTTGCCTCACTGAACGATCCGCCTTTTGAACAGAGTTGCTCAGCAACGTGCTTGGATGATCCTGTTTCCAGCTTGTGTCTGAATGCTTAGCCAATGATGTACCATCCCTTCTGCCATTGAGATCATAATTATCAGGCATAGTATTGGGAATTGTCCCGGAATTATACATTGGTAAACAAGCTGGCACAATTACAGCGGCGTGTAGAAATTTTGAGTATAATATGGAACCTCATCTATGAATTTAACTCCAACTCCAAGTGTTGTATAGCCACTAGTCAACATATTATTCCGGTGCCCGGGCGAATTTAGCCAGCTGTAATGAGCATCGATGGCATTTATATGACCGCCTGCAATATTTTCACCTGTTGCCTTAAATTTGGTTAAGCCTTGAGCGGCCATTCGGTCACCAGGTGATTTGCCATCAGGATTAGTGTGGGCAAAAAAAGGTCTGCGCTTCTGCACGAGTTAAAGTGTCATTCGGAGCAAATCCCCCGACGCCTGATCCATTTTTACCTTCAGCAAAACCCTCATCTAACATGAATTGGACGGCTTCTGTCACCGTTAAAGTTGTACCCATCATTCCCGTCATCAATTGTGCTGCATGTCCACGTGTAATTGACTCATGGGGCTGTTGTTTTACCTGTAAATTCAACTCTTTGGCCAACCTATAGTAAGGCGCATGCCATATCTCATCGGCCTTTGCAGCTTCTATTTGCAATTCAGGGTATGTACGCAAAAGCATGACTAAAAATTCAGCCTCAGTAACTGATTTGGAGGGCTTAAATGATCCATCCGGATAACCACTCGCTATCCCCTGATCCTTCGACCACATTATTTTCTCATAGGCCCAATGCGAGCTAGGCACATCTGCAAACATCGACGGGGCAGCCCAAATCCCCTTAGGCACTCCAATCCACACTGCTGCCGCAATGCTTACGACACCAGCTATCTTTAACCAACGATTTTTTCCCACAGCAATCTCCCTTAAACTCATGATGTTCTTCTTCGCAATCCTTCATAATTTGACAAAATAAAAACCCTCTTATTAGAAGAGGGATTCTATCTTATTTCAATCTATTTATTTCGACTCCTGTTCCAAAGTTCAGAGTCACTCCTGCATCTCGTTCTCAATCCGCTTCATGAACTCCTCAGCGGCGCTGTAGCCAAGCTGCTTGAGATACCAGTTGTTCGCTGCAGCCTCGATCAGACCAGCGACATCACGCCCTGGTTGAAGCTGGACTTCAATATGCGGTATCTTAACGCCTAGGTATTCCGTGAACTGAGGTTCTACTTCCAGTTCATTGTTCAAAGAATTTTCCTCCCATGGGGCCAGCTCGATGTCCAGTACGATTCGCGTCTCGTCCTGAAAGGCCCTGCGTCCGTACTGCCGTACAACATTAATCAGGCCAACGCTGCGCAGCGCGAGGAATTCACGCGTGGTCTCATTATGCGTCCCGAGAAGAGTTGCGGGGCCGAGCTTCTTAAGCACCACAATATCATCGGCCACGAATCGGTGGCCTCTCCGAATGAGCGTATGCGCTGTTTCGCTCTTGCCAATTCCCGACTTGCCCCGAAGAAGAACGCCTATACCCGATACATTTACACACACGCCATGGATTGATATTTCAGGCGCAAGCGCCTTAATCAGATAGCTGTCCAGCTTGGCGATAAATTCCGTTGTCGTCTCCGTTGTCCGCAGCAGCGGGATACCTTCCTGTTCGCAGAATAAAATTAAATAGGGAATCTCCTGCTGCCCTGAAGTCACAATGAAGCATGGCGGATGATATTTGACGACGTTTCCGATATGCAGCTTGCGTTCCTCAACGGTTAAGGTCAATAAATAGTTAATTTCCTTGCGGCCGAGCACCTGAACCCGGTTCATAGGGAAAAAATCAAAATACCCGACAAACTCCAGCCCAGGTCTATGCGTCCGTGGACGGGTAATCACACGGTCCATATGGCTGTCTCCCGCAAGCACTTCCAGATGGAAGGCTTCCTTCAGTTTTTGAACAGTGACCGTTTTCATGATGTTCTCCTCCTGCGGTTAAGGCGTCCTGGCATACGCCTGTTGTTCATTACTCGATTTCGAATATATTCAACAGCCGGGAGGGTTGTTCCTGCTAGGATGCCCAGATGCCAAAATTTTCTTGACAACCCGCCAATGCGGATATATATTTAGTGACAATGATAATCATTATCATAATGTCGGGCCACAATTACATTTTTTATAAAGGAAGGGGACTTGCATGAATTCAAAACGAAAGTTCTCATTTAAACCATGGCTTGTCTCATTGGGTCTTGTACTGGCGCTAGCGGGTTGCTCAGGCCAACAACAATCCAGCTCAACACCAGGCGAAGGTGCTTCGGTAAATACTGAAACGCCCAAAACGGAAGCTCCCGCTGCCCAGGAGACAAATGCTGAATATCCGATTGTAATCAAGCATGCTTTTGGAGAAACCACCATCGACAGCAAGCCTGAACGAGTCGCTACCATTCAATGGGCCAATCATGATGTTGTTCTCGCTCTTGGCGTTGTACCTGTAGGCTTCTCGGCTGCGAATTATGGTGTTCAGGATGACAGCGGACTGCTGCCTTGGACAGCTGATAAGCTCAAGGAACTTGGCGTAAATGACCCGAATGTGTTCCAAGATACGGACGGCCTTGACTTTGAGGCGATTTCAGACGCAGACCCGGATGTCATTCTTGCAGCTTACTCCGGTATTACGCAGGAAGACTATGATATTCTTAGCCAAATCGCTCCGGTGGTGGCCTATCCGACCACTCCTTGGTTAACCACTTGGCGTGAGCAAGTCCTGCTAAATGCAACAGGCATGGGTATGAAAGCGGAAGGCGAACAGCTCATTAAGGACACGGAGAAACTGATCAAGGAAAAGGCCAGCGAGCATCCTCAGATCCAAGGCAAAAAAGTAGTCTGGGTCAACTTCTCGGCGAAAGACATGTCCAAACTACATATTTATACGCCTGCAGACCCTCGCGGCTCTTTTCTGGAGGAATTAGGACTGGTCTATCCTGAAAGTGTTACGAAGCTGATTGCGGATCCGACCAGCTACTCCATGAATTTAAGCGCCGAGAATGCAGACATGCTTAACGATGCGGATATTTTGATCGGGTATGGCGGCGAAGACTTGTATAATGCCGTGAAAGCAGATCCCCTGCTGGGCAAAATTCCAGCGATCGAAAGAGGCTCTGTCGTGTTTATCGGCGACGGTACGCCTCTGGCAGCTTCCGGAAACCCCAATCCGCTTTCAATCGCATATACCATTGATGAATATCTCGGATTAATCGATGGAGCTATCCGTAAGATCAATGAATAGTTCTGCGATTCCAAAAAAACAACGCACAAACTCGCATACCCCGAGGAACTTCACGATGGTTCTGGTGATTTGTTTGATTCTGCTGGGGGTATGCGTGATTGCCTCTCTGGTCTTAGGCTCTCGGCTGATCAGCTTCCACGAACTGATCGACGGTTTATTCTGCCGAGACGTCGACTCCTACGGGGCAAACGTCGTTCGCAAGCGAATTTCCCGAACCGTATTCAGTTTGCTTGGCGGTGCGGCACTGGGAATTTCCGGGGCGCTGATGCAATCGGTCACACGCAACCCGATTGCCGACCCGAGTATACTCGGAGTCAACACAGGCGCGTCCTTGTTTGTAGTTGGCGGGATTGCATTCCTGAATATCAGCACCGCTAATCAATATATTTGGCTGGCTCTAGCCGGGGCTGCCATTACGGCAGTTTTCGTATTCGGAATAGGCTCGATGGGGCGTGGCGGCGCCACGCCCATTAAGCTTGTATTGGCGGGAGCCGCCACAAGCGCCGCTCTTTCCTCTCTGGTCACAGCTATCATGATTCCACGCTCTTATGTCATGGATCAATTCAGGTTTTGGCAAGTAGGAAGCGTCGGTTCCGCAACCTGGAGCGGGATTGCAACCTTCGCCCCGTTTCTGATTGTTGGCATATTGATAGCTGTAATTACGGCCCCAGCATTGAATGCGCTGGCACTGGGAGACGAAGTTGCAACCGGCCAGGGCGTTCGCACAGGAATGCTAAGGCTTGTTGCAGCTCTTGCAGGGGTTCTCTTGTGCGGTGCAACGACCGCGCTGGCAGGCCCTATTGGTTTTGTCGGGCTGTTGGCCACTCACGCCATTCGCCTGATTCTCGGCCCTGACTTGCGGTTTGTTATCCCGATGTCAGCGATGTCGGGAGCCATTATTTTAACGATATCTGATGTATGCGGCAGGCTCATCGGCAGTCCCGGAGAGCTTGAGGTCGGCGTCGTAACCGCGTTCATAGGAGCTCCAATACTCATCATTTTAGCGATGAAATCGAAAGTGCGTTCATTATGAGAAATCAATCGATCGAATTTATTATGGCAGGCAGACGTCAAAGACGCCGCCGCTGGATTCTTGTCACTAGCCTTCTTGCTGTACTTGCAGGCATGCTTTGCTGCGCTATGCTTTTACTGGGGAGCACCATTTATCCGGTGCAAGATGTCCTTCGGGCACTTTCGGGAGAACACCTCAAAGGCGTGTCTTTTGCGGTGAATACGATTCGTTTGCCGAGAATGCTGGCAGGTCTTTTTGCCGGATTTGCCTTCGGCATTGCCGGGTATACATTCCAGACCATGCTGCGCAATCCCCTCGCGAATCCGAATGTCATCGGGATTACTTCCGGCTCAAGCGCGGCGGCTGTTTTTTGCATCATCGTGCTTCATTCAAGCAGAGCTGTCGTTTCCGCTGCCTCCGTCATTGCCGGGCTTGCTACCGTCCTATTCATTTATATGTTATCCAGAGGAAGATCCTTCTCGGTCGGGCGATTGATCCTGGTCGGAATAGGCATCCAGGCCATGCTTGACGCGGTGATATCCTATCTTCTGCTCGTTAGCGCGCAACAGGATATTCCCGCAGCACTAAGGTGGCTCACCGGCAGTCTGAATGGCTCTCAAATGCACGAGCTCCCGCCTCTTGTCATTACCGTTATTATTGCTGCACCTATCATTACTGTGCTGGGAAAACATCTGGATATATTGGAACTAGGAGAGCAATCGGCTTCTTCTCTTGGTGTAGATACCGACAAGACAAGAATCGCCCTCATTGTGAGCTCCGTCTGCATGATAGCGATGGCTACCGCAACCACGGGTCCAATAGCCTTTGTCTCCTTCCTTTCAGGGCCGATCGCAAAAAGACTGGTCGGCGTTGGCTTCTCCAACGTCATTCCGGCAGGCCTGGTTGGTGTTAATTTGGTTTTGGCAGCAGATCTGATTGGACAATTTGCTTTTGAGTACAGATTCCCTGTAGGTATTATCACCGGGTTACTCGGGGCGCCATATTTGATCTTCCTGCTCATCCGGATGAATCGAAAGGGAGAATTATAATGAAACCGACACATATTTTTCAGGCGGAACAGGTCGTAGCGGGCTATGATCATAAAACAGTGATCCACGGAGTAAGCCTTGGTATTCCCAGCCATCAAATCAGCGTTATTATTGGGGCAAACGGCTGCGGGAAGTCCACGCTTCTGAAAACACTGGCGAGACTGATCAAGCCTGTATCCGGCAGCATCACCCTTGACGGAAAACCTATCGGCAAAATTGCGCCAAAGAAATTGGCCAGGGTCATCGGGCTGCTGCCGCAATCCCCTATCGTTCCAGAGGGAATTTCAGTCGCGGATTTGGTGGGGCGAGGAAGGTTCCCGCACCAATCCTGGCACACCGGATGGACCAAAAAGGATGCCGAGGCCGTTGCCGAAGCGATGAGGATTATGGACATAACGGAGCTTGCCAATCACCATATCGACGAGCTGTCAGGCGGTCAAAGGCAGCGCGTATGGATTGCCATGGCTCTGGCGCAGCAAACCGACATTTTATTTCTCGATGAACCGACAACCTTTCTGGACATCACCTATCAAGTCGAAATTCTTGACCTGCTCACAGACCTTAACCGGAAATACGGAACAACGATTGTTATGGTTCTTCATGATATCAACTTGTCCGCGCGGTATGCAGACTATATTTTTGCGCTTCAAGAAGGAAAGCTTATGGCAGAGGGTGAACCATCCAAGGTAATTACAAGCACTTTAGTTAAAGACATTTTTGGACTGGATTGCACGGTGATCAAAGACCCCGTTTCAGGCTCACCTTTGGTAATACCCAAAGGACGATATCATGTTAATGATGAATATTCTCCTGAAAAAGGTGATTAACACGCCTCCTACGGAATGGCAAATTTTAAGGACATCCTTAGCGGATGTCCTTATTTGCGTTCCCTAACCCATCTAATGTATCTTTACATTGAACAATTGATATCCTAATGATAAGATTTAATGTGAATTGGACTATTTGTTATAAATATACATTATGTTGAGGTGTCAGATGAAATTCTTTAAGTTTGTTGCCCTCACCCTATCCATAATCGCTGTGTTATTTACAGGGGCAGTCTTATATGTCCTAAACTAGAGTATCTTTAGCATCAATTCGCGGTTACTCATTAATCTGCTGATTCTTTTTCGCTAGCTGCTGCTCAGCAAGCCGAACCATTTCCCGGACCATGGAGCCGCCAATTTTACCGCCAACCTGGCCGACCGATTCCGTCGTCAAATCACCATTTCCATCAGGCTGTAAAGGAACCCCTAATTCCTCCGCTACTTCATATTTGACATCGTCCGGCCGGTTGGGGTCCACAGTATATCCTTCGCGCCTCATCACCTCTGCTTTAAAAGCCTGCATGCCTTCTTCCGCTCCTGGCACGACATATTTCCTTCTTCTTGCCATTTCGATGAACACCTCTTATGCTTTTCCCCTAACATGCCCGGAAATCGTAACATTCATTCCGATTCACTTTAACAACTGCTGCCTTCCTCAAATAATTCATAATTTCAGACTAAAATCAGCATCATCTGTAATATACGATACAGATTTATATTAGCTCGAATAAGACAACAGTTGATAAAGGAGTCACCGCTATGTATCACTTGACACATAAACAGGCCCAGGCCATTGTGAATAAAATGATGAAAGATATCCCCTACAATATTAATATTATGGATCAAGCTGGCACGATTATCGGCAGTGGAAATAAAGAACGAATCGGTACCCTGCATCATGGCGCAGTGGAGGCCATTAAACAAAAGAAAATAGTAGAAATCACAACAGATGAGGAATTGGTGAAAAAAGGCATCAACATGCCGATCGAATTGGATGGCTACATTGTCGGAGTGGTAGGCATCAGCGGAGAGATTGAAGAGACAAGACCTTTTGGAAATCTGGTGAAATCGGCCGTTATTTTATTAATCGAGCAAAGTATGGTTATGGAAAGGGAAAACACTAAAAATAACTTAAAGCAACAATTTTTCAGTTTAGTTGCAGATGCAGATACCGTTTATACGAATGAACTCATTGAACAGGCATTGACCTACGGTATTTATCTAAAAAAACCATCCATTGTCACTTATGTAGAGTTTCCGCATGAAATTGCTGAGAATGCAGCAGCTGACTTTCCTTCCTTCAAATTGTCTACTCATTTGCTTTGCCTGATTGTTCAAGAACCAAATCAGCAGAAAAGCCTTGAAAGCCAAATCCGGAAGTTAAGTCCAGACGCTCTCATCTCCTTTAGTGAAATGAACGACACGATCCATGAAGGGTTGATACAAGCTAAATCCGCTTTACAGGTATTAAAGGGGGTTTTTGCAAACGAGAGAACGATATGCTATTCGCAATGTGCGTTTATCGCCGATATGTCGATGCTGTACAAAAACGACCGGAAATTAGAACAGTTAACCCATTTGCTCGAAAACAATGATGAGCTGATCAAAACGCTCCAAGTCTACCTCAGCTGCAACCTCAATGCCAATGATACGGCCCGTCAACTTATTATTCACAGAAATACATTGAACTACAGATTAAACCGGATTTACAAAATGACCGGTAAAAATCCGCATCATATCATGGAACTCGTGGAACTGATTTTTATGCTGATCCATCGGGTGAAATAAGAAGGGTGCCCCATTACGTTTTGGGACACCCTGTCTATTTATTTCAATAATCTAGCGATACTTTCAGCTGTGCGAGCAATATTTTCTCTGCCACTAGCCAGCAGAGTTTCGAGATCCGCGGCGCCAGGCACAATTCCAAAGATCGCATCAAATCCTTCATTGTACAAAGACTCCACATCCTCGCCTACATGTCCAGCCATGGCGATGACTTTGATGTTACTGTTAACACTTTTGGCTGCTTGCGCAACACCGAATGGCGCTTTACCGAATTTCGTTTGAAAATCGATGCCGCCTTCACCTGTAAAGCAGTAATCGGCATTTTGCAGTGCTTCTTTTAAATTGGTCTTTTCTACTACGATATTAATCCCTTTTTTCATGGTTGCTTTCGTGAAGGCCAGCAATCCCCCGCCAAGGCCGCCTGCTCCCCCTGCCCCTGGTACGTCTACAATATCAATTCCAAGCTGCTGTTTCACGATTTCACTGAAGTGCCTTAAGTTTTTATCCAAAACTTGCACCATTTCTGGTGTAGCGCCCTTCTGCGGACCAAAAACAACCGACGCCCCACGCTCTCCACACAATGGATTGGTGACATCCGATGCCACAACAATATTTATACGCTCCAACTCCGGGAGCACATCCGTAACATCAATCTTGTCCAGATCGCCAAGATATCCCCCGCCAAGCAATAGCTCTTCCCCCTGCTTATTCAGGAACTTATACCCCAACGCCGCAGCCATTCCCGTACCTGCGTCATTCGTAGCGCTTCCACCTATGCCCAGGATGATATCTGTTATGCCTCTTTCGATACAATCCTTTATTAATTCACCTGTCCCATAGGTCGTTGTAATCAGAGGATTTCTGCTTTCCTTAGTTACATGATGAATGCCGCTGGCTGATGCCATTTCAATAACGCCTGTTTTTCCGTCACCCAGAATACCATAGTGGGCAACAACCTTTGTACCCAGAGGGCCAGTCACTTCTTTTTGGATCAATTTACCGCCTGTAGCATCTACCAAAGACTGCACGGTACCTTCCCCGCCATCAGCCATCGGCACATGAATACATTCCGCGTCAGGAATGGCTCTTTTGATCCCCAATTCCATCGCCTCGCAAACTTCTTTTGCTGTCATGCTTTCTTTAAAAGAATCGGGAGCCAGCACAAACTTTTTTGCCATTGTAGGTTCCATTCCTTTCTCTCTTATAAAATATAACCATACAGAATGATTGCGACGATGGTCATCGTTAAGCCGACGATACTTTCGAAGAGGACGACCTTCATTCTATCTTTCATACTCATGCTCATAGCATTCCGCGTAACGTGGAAATAGGTGCCATGTGGCAGGTGATCTATAACGGTCGCTCCGGTATGGGTCATAACTGCCGCCGATAGAGGCGATACACCCGTATTTAAAATAGCACCTGCAAATGAACCCGTAGCCAAAATAACGCCTGTTGAAGTGGACGCCGTTGCTGCTGCCATTAACACCCCTGCAATTGGCGCAAGATACATTCCCGAAATACCCGAGGAATTCACGAGAGCAACAACTTCTGCAGGCAGCGTTGACGCTGTAATTAGTCCGCCAATGGCCCCCGCTCCAATAATGATTAAAATGGTGGGGGTCATTCGATTTAGCCCTGACGTACAGTATTCCATTATTTTCTTGCTCTTTCCAAGCGCAATCGAACCCACTATACCGGCAAATGGTAAAATAAATAAGGAATCAATTTTCAATTTAGCAAGGAAATCCACGCCGATCATCGACCCGACTGGACTAATCATCAAGAGAACAACCGCGATAATCGGTGTTACCAAGGCTTTAGATAAAGGGGGGAGATTCGCAGAGCTGGCCTTTTCTAATTCTGCAGCTTCTGCATCTGTTACTTTTGTTCCCTTAAACTTAATAAATGATGCGATGGCCACTGCCACAATTAACCCGAAAATGGCTGGGACAAGCCCGCCGATCATCACCTGGTTAACGTCGAGATTGAACCCACCTGCAGCCGCAATGGTATTCGGGTTTGGTGAAATAATGTTACCCGCTTTACCTCCACCGGACAATGCCACAAGCAGAGCAACCTTGGAATAACCCATTTTGTTGCCAACAGACAGTGCAATTGGCGCTACAATCAATACCGCAACCGGAATGAAGACACCCACCGCTGTAATAATCATAGTTGCTAATGCAAGCGATAGCATAGCTTTTGTTCCGCCGAGTTTATCAACTATAAATTTAGCAATGGTCTCCGCAGCCCCTGATTCCATCATCACTCCTGCAAAAACACCTGCGGCGATAATACGAATAACTGTACCTTGAACACTTTGAGTTCCGGTAATCAAAATATTTATGACATCTGCAAAGCTCGCGCCACCGATAAATCCACCGACAATAGCACCTAAAATCAATGCGTAAGTGGGTATAAGCCTAAATAATATTAAAATGATCGCTAGTGCAAGACCTATTAATGCGCCAATCCAGCTGATTTCCATTCCCTTCAAATCCTCCTAACATGATCTGGTTGTTTTTAGTATGGATAAAAAATAGTTGTTCTATACGCTCGATCAGAAGTATTTGAAGCTCCTTTCTAAATTATCTTTTAAAGCGCTTTTATTGAATACGCTTTCAGTATATTTAAATCGCTAGCTTTTATCTATTGATAGATTCATGAATAAAATTGTGCAATTGCACAAGTAAAAACATACATTCTAATTCACATTTCTGTAGATATTGACCTACATCGTTAATTAGTGAAGAATAGGGTCATCCATGATCGAGGAGGCGGTTTCAATGGTAACCATGACAGGTCAAATTTAAGAGTGGGGATAGACAGTCTTAAAGCTGTAGGCGGAGATGAGGCATATCTTTGTTTTTTCGTTAATCGATGAATTGGCTTTTTAAGCTGGTATACTTCCGATGGAACTGAAGCCAATATTAACGGGATGGTTCATCCCGACTTTCGGCGCAAATTAAACAAGTTTTGAAGGAGAACGAGAGGAATGGCCGAGGGTTCAAATTGGATAACAGGCGCTTACGGACATAAATTTATTGCTTCTTTTAGCGGAGAAAAGGACAGCACACTCGCCTTGTACAAAGCAATGAAGCTTGGAGAGGCCGTTGGACTTATCGTAATGTTAGAAGAAGGGGACCGCTCCCGGTCCCATGGCTTGCCTCCAGCGTTCTTGCAAGCGCAAGCGGAGTCTATAGGTTTGCCCCTAACTGGTAACCGGAGATCTAGATATGCCTGCCCACGGCTGCTGGCATGACAAGGTGACAACAAATGCTGGATGAAAGCTTGGCATGCCTCTTTGGGAAATGAATCATCGACCCCTGCGGAGAAAGCGGAGAGTTCCATACGGCCGTCATCGATGGCCCCATATTCAATAAGCCAATCTCCATAAGTAAAGGCAGGATCATTCGCAACGGAGAATATGCTTTTCTGCCATTGGAGCTGGTAACTTAAACTTGGAGCAGGGTAACGCATTAGCCCATGAATAGATATCATAACTCTTAGGGCCACCCTTCGCGGATGACCCTTTATGAGCTCGCTTTTTATGAATACTAGTTAACCGTTAAGAAGCTTCCCTTAGAAACCGCCTCTGGAATGAATGATTTGTCCCGTAATCCATTGGGCATCTTCACTGGCCAGAAAAGCGATCAGCCGGGCCGCATCCTCCGGAAGACCAATCCGGCCCATCGGAAATTGCGGCAGCAGTGCATTCTTCACCTCTTCGGACATCCAGCCGGTGTCGGTAGGACCCGGATCGACCGCGTTGACCGTAATGTGAAGCGGTGCTAGCTCTGCGGCGAGGGATTCGGTAAACACGGAGATGGCCCCTTTGGTCGCCGCATAGGCAAGATTACCAGGCATCGGGC from Paenibacillus woosongensis includes the following:
- a CDS encoding CAP domain-containing protein, encoding MQKRRPFFAHTNPDGKSPGDRMAAQGLTKFKATGENIAGGHINAIDAHYSWLNSPGHRNNMLTSGYTTLGVGVKFIDEVPYYTQNFYTPL
- a CDS encoding FecCD family ABC transporter permease — translated: MNSSAIPKKQRTNSHTPRNFTMVLVICLILLGVCVIASLVLGSRLISFHELIDGLFCRDVDSYGANVVRKRISRTVFSLLGGAALGISGALMQSVTRNPIADPSILGVNTGASLFVVGGIAFLNISTANQYIWLALAGAAITAVFVFGIGSMGRGGATPIKLVLAGAATSAALSSLVTAIMIPRSYVMDQFRFWQVGSVGSATWSGIATFAPFLIVGILIAVITAPALNALALGDEVATGQGVRTGMLRLVAALAGVLLCGATTALAGPIGFVGLLATHAIRLILGPDLRFVIPMSAMSGAIILTISDVCGRLIGSPGELEVGVVTAFIGAPILIILAMKSKVRSL
- a CDS encoding iron-siderophore ABC transporter substrate-binding protein, with translation MNSKRKFSFKPWLVSLGLVLALAGCSGQQQSSSTPGEGASVNTETPKTEAPAAQETNAEYPIVIKHAFGETTIDSKPERVATIQWANHDVVLALGVVPVGFSAANYGVQDDSGLLPWTADKLKELGVNDPNVFQDTDGLDFEAISDADPDVILAAYSGITQEDYDILSQIAPVVAYPTTPWLTTWREQVLLNATGMGMKAEGEQLIKDTEKLIKEKASEHPQIQGKKVVWVNFSAKDMSKLHIYTPADPRGSFLEELGLVYPESVTKLIADPTSYSMNLSAENADMLNDADILIGYGGEDLYNAVKADPLLGKIPAIERGSVVFIGDGTPLAASGNPNPLSIAYTIDEYLGLIDGAIRKINE
- a CDS encoding sugar diacid recognition domain-containing protein yields the protein MYHLTHKQAQAIVNKMMKDIPYNINIMDQAGTIIGSGNKERIGTLHHGAVEAIKQKKIVEITTDEELVKKGINMPIELDGYIVGVVGISGEIEETRPFGNLVKSAVILLIEQSMVMERENTKNNLKQQFFSLVADADTVYTNELIEQALTYGIYLKKPSIVTYVEFPHEIAENAAADFPSFKLSTHLLCLIVQEPNQQKSLESQIRKLSPDALISFSEMNDTIHEGLIQAKSALQVLKGVFANERTICYSQCAFIADMSMLYKNDRKLEQLTHLLENNDELIKTLQVYLSCNLNANDTARQLIIHRNTLNYRLNRIYKMTGKNPHHIMELVELIFMLIHRVK
- a CDS encoding FecCD family ABC transporter permease — encoded protein: MRNQSIEFIMAGRRQRRRRWILVTSLLAVLAGMLCCAMLLLGSTIYPVQDVLRALSGEHLKGVSFAVNTIRLPRMLAGLFAGFAFGIAGYTFQTMLRNPLANPNVIGITSGSSAAAVFCIIVLHSSRAVVSAASVIAGLATVLFIYMLSRGRSFSVGRLILVGIGIQAMLDAVISYLLLVSAQQDIPAALRWLTGSLNGSQMHELPPLVITVIIAAPIITVLGKHLDILELGEQSASSLGVDTDKTRIALIVSSVCMIAMATATTGPIAFVSFLSGPIAKRLVGVGFSNVIPAGLVGVNLVLAADLIGQFAFEYRFPVGIITGLLGAPYLIFLLIRMNRKGEL
- a CDS encoding alpha/beta-type small acid-soluble spore protein; this translates as MARRRKYVVPGAEEGMQAFKAEVMRREGYTVDPNRPDDVKYEVAEELGVPLQPDGNGDLTTESVGQVGGKIGGSMVREMVRLAEQQLAKKNQQINE
- a CDS encoding ABC transporter ATP-binding protein gives rise to the protein MKPTHIFQAEQVVAGYDHKTVIHGVSLGIPSHQISVIIGANGCGKSTLLKTLARLIKPVSGSITLDGKPIGKIAPKKLARVIGLLPQSPIVPEGISVADLVGRGRFPHQSWHTGWTKKDAEAVAEAMRIMDITELANHHIDELSGGQRQRVWIAMALAQQTDILFLDEPTTFLDITYQVEILDLLTDLNRKYGTTIVMVLHDINLSARYADYIFALQEGKLMAEGEPSKVITSTLVKDIFGLDCTVIKDPVSGSPLVIPKGRYHVNDEYSPEKGD
- the hprK gene encoding HPr(Ser) kinase/phosphatase, which translates into the protein MKTVTVQKLKEAFHLEVLAGDSHMDRVITRPRTHRPGLEFVGYFDFFPMNRVQVLGRKEINYLLTLTVEERKLHIGNVVKYHPPCFIVTSGQQEIPYLILFCEQEGIPLLRTTETTTEFIAKLDSYLIKALAPEISIHGVCVNVSGIGVLLRGKSGIGKSETAHTLIRRGHRFVADDIVVLKKLGPATLLGTHNETTREFLALRSVGLINVVRQYGRRAFQDETRIVLDIELAPWEENSLNNELEVEPQFTEYLGVKIPHIEVQLQPGRDVAGLIEAAANNWYLKQLGYSAAEEFMKRIENEMQE
- a CDS encoding glycerate kinase family protein yields the protein MAKKFVLAPDSFKESMTAKEVCEAMELGIKRAIPDAECIHVPMADGGEGTVQSLVDATGGKLIQKEVTGPLGTKVVAHYGILGDGKTGVIEMASASGIHHVTKESRNPLITTTYGTGELIKDCIERGITDIILGIGGSATNDAGTGMAAALGYKFLNKQGEELLLGGGYLGDLDKIDVTDVLPELERINIVVASDVTNPLCGERGASVVFGPQKGATPEMVQVLDKNLRHFSEIVKQQLGIDIVDVPGAGGAGGLGGGLLAFTKATMKKGINIVVEKTNLKEALQNADYCFTGEGGIDFQTKFGKAPFGVAQAAKSVNSNIKVIAMAGHVGEDVESLYNEGFDAIFGIVPGAADLETLLASGRENIARTAESIARLLK
- a CDS encoding S-layer homology domain-containing protein, encoding MSLREIAVGKNRWLKIAGVVSIAAAVWIGVPKGIWAAPSMFADVPSSHWAYEKIMWSKDQGIASGYPDGSFKPSKSVTEAEFLVMLLRTYPELQIEAAKADEIWHAPYYRLAKELNLQVKQQPHESITRGHAAQLMTGMMGTTLTVTEAVQFMLDEGFAEGKNGSGVGGFAPNDTLTRAEAQTFFCPH